In Dehalogenimonas etheniformans, one genomic interval encodes:
- a CDS encoding NfeD family protein encodes MYIFLAIGIIGFIILLVSFIFGEITDFAQDTIGDVTGNEVGHGPGPFSLRSIAAFTTGFGFVGYIFSELGWDPLQAALPGLLFGALMSLLSIVLVKALIKQQASGSFGLSELVGKPVDISTPIPQGGVGAVTLVFKESSQTFIARTKDGSPLEAGAPAKITNFQGRTAIVEKI; translated from the coding sequence ATGTACATCTTCCTTGCCATCGGAATCATCGGATTCATAATCCTCCTGGTCAGTTTCATCTTCGGTGAGATAACCGATTTCGCCCAGGATACCATCGGCGACGTTACCGGCAATGAAGTTGGCCACGGGCCAGGGCCATTCAGTTTACGATCGATTGCCGCGTTCACCACCGGTTTCGGCTTCGTGGGCTACATCTTTTCCGAGCTGGGATGGGACCCGCTCCAGGCGGCGCTGCCGGGGTTGCTCTTCGGAGCGCTGATGTCGCTGCTAAGCATCGTCCTGGTCAAAGCTCTTATCAAGCAACAAGCGAGCGGCAGTTTCGGTTTATCCGAGTTGGTAGGCAAGCCGGTCGATATTTCCACGCCGATACCCCAGGGAGGAGTCGGCGCCGTTACATTAGTTTTCAAAGAATCCTCTCAGACGTTCATCGCCAGAACCAAAGACGGAAGCCCTCTGGAAGCCGGAGCACCCGCCAAAATCACCAATTTTCAAGGTCGAACGGCGATCGTAGAAAAAATTTAG
- a CDS encoding heavy-metal-associated domain-containing protein: MYQSTATLCEHDDQEQIPEIVEREAQELSDMLTELIEKAKALKRRLGGNSNRDSNSLGGTSLLSLHSITTLRSKSPFYQIYGILISIEFGNERDIVNATLNIQGMSCGHCVQHVETALKKIAGVSSVSVDLAKGKASVAYDPVKTNPQALKKAVDAAGYPATIAS, translated from the coding sequence ATGTACCAGAGCACGGCTACCCTTTGCGAGCACGATGATCAAGAGCAAATCCCGGAGATTGTTGAGCGCGAGGCCCAGGAGTTGTCGGACATGCTGACCGAGCTGATTGAGAAGGCTAAGGCCCTGAAAAGGCGTCTCGGCGGGAATTCGAACAGGGATTCGAATTCCCTTGGGGGTACTTCCCTCCTCTCGCTTCATTCAATCACCACTTTGCGTTCAAAATCCCCCTTTTACCAAATCTACGGTATACTAATATCGATAGAGTTTGGAAACGAGAGGGATATCGTGAACGCAACATTAAACATCCAGGGTATGAGCTGCGGGCACTGCGTCCAACATGTCGAAACGGCGCTCAAGAAAATCGCCGGCGTGAGTTCTGTGTCTGTAGATCTAGCCAAAGGCAAAGCCTCGGTGGCATATGACCCTGTTAAGACAAACCCACAAGCGCTGAAGAAAGCCGTCGACGCGGCCGGATACCCGGCGACTATCGCCAGTTGA
- a CDS encoding DUF7669 domain-containing protein gives MATEIAFSIPVSGVIHIEGDMITITVNQSETSIKLQQPVTLDKKPCPKPGKTLNDIALEAAREFVSKNNGANRFSAADLYRLALDRYPGLKRNSFMSRVIADTPNHPSSRHFSSGRDYFRQLAAGLYQLNEEYLPETRPLTDLDRKIWQ, from the coding sequence TTGGCTACAGAGATCGCCTTTTCCATTCCGGTATCCGGCGTCATCCACATCGAGGGTGACATGATCACCATCACAGTGAACCAATCAGAAACGAGCATCAAGCTGCAGCAGCCGGTGACGCTCGACAAGAAGCCCTGCCCCAAACCAGGCAAGACCCTGAACGACATTGCCCTGGAGGCCGCCCGGGAATTCGTGTCTAAAAACAACGGCGCCAACCGCTTCAGCGCAGCCGACCTGTACCGCTTGGCCTTGGACCGGTATCCCGGGCTCAAGCGCAACAGTTTCATGTCCCGGGTCATCGCCGACACCCCGAACCACCCGTCAAGCAGGCACTTCTCTTCAGGACGCGACTATTTCAGGCAGTTGGCGGCGGGCCTATACCAACTCAACGAAGAGTACCTGCCCGAAACCCGGCCGCTCACTGACCTTGACCGCAAGATCTGGCAGTAG
- a CDS encoding heavy metal translocating P-type ATPase, which produces MAGTKKKTALTLFIGGMTCAACVRHVEGALKSVPGVGEVTVNLATGKAAVEYDPSQATLADLKKAVEDVGYSASLDVADVQISGMSCAACVKNIERVVSAMPGVNSVVVNLGTASAKIEYAPSITPLSDIIAAINELGYEATEKIVGQAALDREQEARTNEIRRQRRNLIVAGTLGIIVMVGMFQPYWIFPNFIPSWLNNKVLLFFLTTPIVFGPARQFFVNSWNGLKRGLTDMNLLYATGIGAAYLIAVINTFFPDAGFGGKEATFYEAAALLTAFIILGRYLEAVTRGRTSESIRRLMKLQPRIARVVKDGVETEVPAEAVIIGDTIAVRPGEAVPVDGTIVEGYSAVDQAMITGESIPIEKKAGDEVLGGTLNKTGAFRFKATRVGRDTALAQIIRLVEDAQTTKAPIQKLADRVAGQFIMGVHIIALIVFVFWFFIGFDLWFTPETRLILTPYVLSGLGVFGFALLTSVTVLVISCPCALGLATPSAVMAGSGKGAEYGILFKGADAMEVTARLDAVIFDKTGTLTKGEPSVTDIIAIENESNESVLQLAAIAEKHSEHPLGEAIVREYRKTGKEPEDAAEFEAVPGHGIIARTEDRFILLGNRKLMETNSVAIESLANDAERLENEGKTVVFVAVDGKAAGVIAVADTVKETSGRAVDELKRMGLQVLMITGDNARTAKAIAKQAGIDDVLSEVLPQDKAAEVKRLQSQGLKVAMVGDGINDAPALAQADVGIAIGSGTDVAKETGNVILVKNDPLDVAAAVQVGRQTLGLIRQNLFWAFGYNTLAIPLGMGVLYPFTHQMVSPELAALLMATSSLSVTLNTLRMRGFVPQIRKRGTPSPYPLPVGERS; this is translated from the coding sequence ATGGCCGGAACCAAGAAGAAGACCGCTTTAACCCTGTTCATCGGCGGGATGACGTGCGCCGCGTGCGTCCGCCATGTAGAGGGCGCGCTCAAGAGCGTCCCCGGCGTCGGCGAAGTGACGGTCAACCTGGCCACCGGCAAAGCTGCCGTCGAGTACGATCCGTCGCAGGCGACGCTGGCCGATCTCAAGAAAGCCGTCGAAGATGTGGGATACTCCGCCTCCCTCGATGTGGCTGACGTCCAGATTTCGGGCATGTCATGCGCGGCCTGCGTCAAGAACATCGAACGAGTGGTCTCAGCGATGCCGGGTGTCAACTCCGTCGTGGTGAACCTGGGTACCGCCAGTGCCAAGATCGAATACGCTCCCTCTATCACTCCCCTTTCGGATATCATCGCTGCAATCAACGAACTGGGGTACGAGGCGACCGAGAAGATCGTCGGGCAGGCGGCACTCGACAGAGAGCAGGAAGCCCGCACCAACGAGATCAGGCGGCAAAGGCGCAACCTCATCGTTGCAGGGACGCTGGGCATAATCGTCATGGTGGGAATGTTCCAGCCGTACTGGATCTTCCCCAACTTCATCCCCTCCTGGCTCAATAACAAGGTCCTCCTGTTTTTCCTGACCACGCCCATCGTTTTCGGGCCGGCGAGGCAGTTCTTCGTCAATTCGTGGAACGGGCTGAAGCGCGGCCTGACCGACATGAACCTGCTGTACGCCACCGGCATCGGCGCAGCGTATTTGATAGCGGTCATCAACACCTTCTTCCCCGACGCCGGTTTCGGCGGAAAAGAAGCCACATTTTACGAAGCGGCGGCACTGCTCACCGCATTCATTATCCTCGGAAGATATCTCGAAGCAGTAACCAGAGGCCGGACATCCGAATCGATCCGCCGCCTGATGAAGCTCCAGCCCAGAATTGCCCGCGTCGTCAAGGATGGAGTCGAGACCGAGGTCCCGGCTGAAGCCGTCATCATCGGCGACACGATCGCGGTTCGTCCAGGTGAAGCAGTACCCGTCGACGGAACGATCGTCGAGGGGTATTCAGCGGTTGACCAGGCGATGATAACCGGCGAGAGCATCCCCATCGAAAAGAAGGCCGGCGATGAAGTGCTGGGTGGCACGCTCAACAAGACCGGCGCTTTCCGGTTCAAGGCGACGCGCGTTGGCAGGGACACCGCCCTGGCGCAGATCATCCGGCTGGTGGAAGACGCCCAAACGACCAAGGCTCCAATCCAGAAGCTGGCGGACAGGGTGGCCGGGCAGTTCATCATGGGCGTCCATATCATCGCGCTGATTGTCTTTGTGTTCTGGTTTTTCATTGGGTTCGATCTGTGGTTTACCCCCGAAACCCGGTTAATCCTGACTCCGTATGTTCTCTCCGGCCTCGGGGTGTTCGGCTTTGCGCTCTTAACCTCGGTGACGGTGCTGGTCATTTCCTGCCCCTGCGCGTTGGGGCTGGCGACACCTTCGGCGGTGATGGCCGGGAGCGGCAAGGGGGCAGAGTACGGCATCCTGTTCAAGGGCGCCGATGCCATGGAAGTCACGGCTCGCCTCGATGCTGTGATTTTCGATAAGACGGGCACGCTGACCAAAGGAGAGCCCTCGGTCACAGACATCATCGCCATTGAAAACGAATCAAACGAATCGGTGCTCCAATTGGCAGCCATCGCTGAGAAGCACTCCGAGCATCCGCTGGGAGAAGCGATCGTCAGGGAATACCGTAAGACGGGTAAAGAGCCGGAAGACGCGGCGGAATTCGAGGCGGTGCCGGGACACGGAATCATCGCCCGGACTGAAGACCGTTTCATACTCTTGGGCAACCGGAAATTGATGGAAACCAACTCTGTCGCCATCGAATCCCTCGCCAATGACGCCGAAAGACTCGAAAACGAGGGCAAGACGGTTGTTTTTGTCGCCGTCGACGGGAAAGCCGCGGGTGTCATCGCTGTGGCCGACACGGTGAAGGAAACCTCAGGCAGAGCCGTCGACGAATTGAAACGGATGGGGCTCCAGGTGCTAATGATCACCGGCGACAACGCACGGACCGCCAAGGCCATCGCCAAGCAGGCGGGAATCGATGATGTCCTCTCAGAGGTGCTGCCGCAGGACAAGGCGGCTGAGGTCAAGAGGCTGCAGTCGCAGGGACTCAAAGTCGCCATGGTCGGCGACGGCATCAACGACGCGCCAGCCCTCGCCCAGGCGGACGTCGGCATCGCCATCGGGTCGGGGACGGATGTCGCCAAGGAGACGGGCAACGTCATACTGGTCAAGAATGACCCGCTGGACGTCGCCGCCGCGGTGCAGGTCGGGCGGCAAACGCTCGGGCTGATCAGGCAGAATTTGTTCTGGGCTTTCGGGTACAACACGCTGGCGATACCCCTCGGCATGGGGGTGCTGTACCCCTTCACCCACCAGATGGTGTCGCCGGAACTGGCGGCGCTGCTCATGGCCACGAGCTCACTGTCAGTCACGCTGAACACGCTCCGGATGCGGGGCTTCGTGCCGCAGATACGCAAAAGAGGTACCCCCTCTCCCTACCCTCTCCCCGTGGGGGAGAGGAGTTAA